Proteins from a genomic interval of Synechococcus sp. A15-28:
- the accD gene encoding acetyl-CoA carboxylase, carboxyltransferase subunit beta, which yields MSLFDWFADRRKGQSTGKITQEPEDGDGLWSKCPECGLVVYVKDLKANASVCAGCGHHHRIDSEERIALIVDPGSFHALNEALEPTDPLTFKDRRAYADRLRESQAATGLRDGVVTGLCRVEGLDLALAVMDFRFMGGSMGSVVGEKITRLVEEATSRRLPLLIVCASGGARMQEGMLSLMQMAKISGALERHREAELLYLPLLTHPTTGGVTASFAMLGDLILAEPKALIGFAGRRVIEQTLREKLPDNFQTAEYLQDHGFVDTIVPRTQLRSTLASLLRLHGCKPKELTTA from the coding sequence GTGTCTCTATTCGACTGGTTCGCTGACCGCCGCAAGGGTCAGTCCACCGGAAAGATCACCCAGGAACCTGAGGATGGCGATGGTCTCTGGAGCAAGTGCCCCGAGTGCGGCCTCGTCGTTTACGTCAAGGATCTGAAGGCCAATGCCAGCGTCTGCGCAGGCTGCGGGCATCACCACCGCATTGATAGCGAGGAACGCATCGCGTTGATTGTCGATCCGGGCAGCTTTCACGCTCTGAATGAGGCGTTGGAACCGACCGACCCTCTGACCTTCAAGGACCGTCGCGCCTATGCCGATCGCCTTCGGGAAAGTCAGGCGGCCACCGGGCTTCGGGACGGGGTCGTCACGGGCCTCTGTCGCGTTGAAGGGTTGGATCTGGCGCTGGCGGTGATGGACTTCCGCTTCATGGGTGGATCGATGGGATCCGTGGTGGGGGAGAAGATCACACGCCTCGTGGAGGAGGCCACCTCGCGGCGGCTGCCGTTGTTGATCGTGTGTGCTTCGGGTGGTGCCCGCATGCAGGAGGGGATGCTCAGCCTGATGCAGATGGCGAAGATTTCCGGCGCCCTCGAGCGCCACCGCGAAGCGGAGTTGCTGTACCTGCCCCTGCTCACGCACCCAACGACAGGGGGCGTGACGGCCAGTTTTGCCATGCTTGGCGATCTGATCCTGGCGGAGCCCAAGGCGTTGATCGGTTTTGCCGGAAGGCGCGTGATCGAGCAGACCCTGCGCGAGAAGCTTCCGGATAACTTTCAGACCGCTGAATATCTGCAGGACCACGGTTTTGTGGACACAATCGTTCCGCGCACCCAGTTGCGCAGCACCCTCGCCAGCCTGTTGCGGCTGCATGGTTGCAAGCCCAAGGAGCTCACCACCGCATGA
- a CDS encoding Gfo/Idh/MocA family oxidoreductase, which translates to MSLQPIGVAVAGLGFGEKVHLPALQANADLSAVALWHPRRERLDEACDLHGLRGSDDWNVVLADPVVEAVIIATPPEPRFELARRALEAGKHVLLEKPVALHADQAKELQRLAIARGRSVAVNYEYRAVPLFMQAKRLLQAGAVGTPWLVKLDWLMGSRADPSRGWNWYSQASKGGGVISALGTHAFDMLAWLVGPVASVSALNGISIRERPLHEGGLAPVDAEDVSLIQARLQWQGSAEASVPAQINLASVARNGRGCWLEIYGSEGSLVLGSANQKDYVHGFELHCTRAGEAPQRIEPDSDLTFDYTWSDGRIAPVARLQSWWAESIRSGTPMIPGLAEGVASRLASDRATLTAAEVA; encoded by the coding sequence ATGAGCCTTCAACCGATCGGCGTAGCTGTCGCCGGCCTTGGTTTTGGCGAGAAGGTGCACCTGCCAGCTCTTCAGGCCAATGCCGATTTATCCGCCGTTGCGCTGTGGCATCCACGCCGGGAACGGTTGGACGAAGCCTGCGACCTTCATGGTCTGCGGGGCTCCGATGACTGGAATGTGGTGCTGGCCGATCCAGTTGTGGAGGCCGTGATCATCGCCACCCCGCCGGAACCGCGCTTTGAGCTGGCCCGCCGCGCCCTGGAGGCTGGCAAGCATGTGCTGCTGGAGAAGCCGGTGGCGCTGCATGCGGATCAAGCCAAGGAATTGCAGCGCCTGGCGATCGCTCGGGGGCGTTCGGTGGCGGTGAATTACGAATACCGGGCTGTGCCTCTGTTTATGCAGGCGAAACGTCTGCTGCAGGCCGGTGCTGTGGGGACCCCATGGCTGGTGAAGCTGGACTGGCTGATGGGCAGCCGGGCGGACCCCAGCCGTGGCTGGAACTGGTACTCGCAGGCGTCCAAGGGGGGCGGCGTGATCAGTGCTCTCGGGACCCACGCTTTTGACATGCTCGCCTGGCTGGTGGGTCCCGTGGCGTCGGTGTCCGCCCTCAATGGAATTTCCATTCGCGAGCGTCCCCTTCACGAGGGAGGGCTGGCACCCGTGGATGCGGAGGACGTTTCACTGATCCAAGCCCGGTTGCAGTGGCAGGGGAGCGCTGAGGCGTCGGTTCCAGCCCAGATCAACCTTGCGTCGGTCGCCCGCAACGGGCGCGGCTGCTGGCTGGAGATTTACGGCTCTGAAGGAAGTCTTGTGCTTGGTAGTGCCAATCAGAAGGACTATGTGCACGGATTTGAACTCCATTGCACCCGGGCTGGTGAGGCTCCCCAACGGATCGAGCCGGATTCCGATCTCACCTTTGACTACACCTGGAGCGATGGCCGGATCGCACCGGTGGCCAGGTTGCAGAGCTGGTGGGCCGAGAGCATTCGCTCTGGAACACCGATGATTCCGGGCCTGGCAGAGGGTGTGGCCAGCCGATTGGCATCTGATCGAGCCACCCTGACTGCCGCTGAAGTTGCGTAA